One Actinomycetota bacterium genomic window, CTACGCATGGGCCGTCAAGGGGGTCACCGTCGTCAACGACGGTGAGGCCACCTACCACAAGACGAAGGCACCCGACGTCGCCGCTCTCCTGGAGCAGGCGGGCGTCGCCGTCGACCACGCCGACATCGTCACGCCGGCGCCCGACTCGTCGCTCAAGGACGGCATGACCGTCGTCGTGCGCCACGCGGTCCCCGTGAACCTCGTGCTGGGCGGCGAGCGCGTGGACCTCGACGTCGTCGGCGTCACGGTGGCCGACGCGCTCACCGCGTGCGGCATCGACCCGGCTGCGGGCCTCAAGGTCGAGCCCGCGCTCGCCGCGCCGCTCGCCCGCGAGATGACGATCACCGCCGCCGACGTCTTCCTGCGCGTCGACGCCGAGAAGACC contains:
- a CDS encoding DUF348 domain-containing protein, which codes for MGRKPAGPARRPKIQHLFALLIAAAFLALLTASYAWAVKGVTVVNDGEATYHKTKAPDVAALLEQAGVAVDHADIVTPAPDSSLKDGMTVVVRHAVPVNLVLGGERVDLDVVGVTVADALTACGIDPAAGLKVEPALAAPLAREMTITAADVFLRVDAEKT